The genomic window ACCTTTTTATGTGTCTAAATTAAAACCATAATGTTACTTTTATGtgtcttttgttttaatttactattcttttataaatatttatattttaggttATTTCATTCCTTGATCTTGTGAAACCAAAAGCTCCATTCAGCAGACACGGCTTACAGAGCAAACTGGAAACTCTTGAAGTCCTTGGTTGTTCTTTAGATCAAGTCCAAGAATGTCCCGAAATCCTGCAGGTCCCACAGGCTGAGCTAATGCACAGGGCTACCCGGTTGCAGCAACATGGTCACCGAAAGATCAATGTgcagatgttaaaacttgttCACTCTAAAGTATCGAATGCTCATTTGAAGCGGTTACAACCAGTTTTGGATTTAATGCAAGGTTACAACACCATCACAGAGTACATGATGGATGTTCTGAAGTGCAACGAAATGGAATTCCATGAAATTATTACCAAAATTCCATTGCTGAAGAAACTGAGAAACATGCCGGCATTTACAGAAAAGGTCAAATATCTTCAAAGCTTCGATGTGAAAGCCGAGCACTTCATTAAATATCCACAGCTGCTCTCTTACAGTCTTGATACCTTAAAGAGACgcatcgaaagaatgaaagtacaCCAAGAGGGAAACGATTTCCCTATTTCGTCTCTTGCCATCTCTGAAAAACAGTTTAAAAGATTCCTGAATAAATACAACACTGAACAGAAAGTTCTTGATGGAAGTCAAAATCGCTATGAGTATATAGCAAAACTGTTCAATGTATCCGTTTCTGTTGCTCAAAAAATGTCTTACTTAGAGAACAGGCGTCTTACTACACTGAAGCCAAGAGTCGACTTCCTCCTATCAGTCGGTATTCCGATTGAGCATCTCCGAAGCCATACCTATATTCTACGTCACAAAACAGACACATTGAAGAAAGCGTATGCCAAGGCGCAAGAAGCTGGAATCGAAAAAGTCAGTCTGTTACACATCATACACATCATTTCATGTAAAAATGTTCCCTTGAGAGTTCCTAGTCCCAAATCAACAGTCTTCCTGCCAAAATTAATCGGCATTGATACCGGAACTCTGCAGAAGAAACTTTACCATATTGCTCCTTTAGTAACTACAGACCGTGTAACACTAACTACCAATTTCGAGTACCTAACTAGTCTTGGTATTACCAAAAAAGACATTTGTAGTTGTCCACTAATTCTGTCTCATTGTCCCAAATATCTGAAACAGACAGTTGAGTCAATAGCAAAGAGACAAGAACTACAAGAGTCGTTAGACTTGTTATCAAATCCATCTGCATTTGTTAATTTAGTGCAATATTTGATTGAGAAAGAAGTAAACTTTCGTAATATACACCAGGAAGTGGTCTGATGTTGTACGGCTGAATTAGTTTACGAATAAATGCATTTTGTAGTATATAAGTAAAAcctttcttttgatttttcttctGTAAAATAATGGTCTAATATCTGTTTTCTGTCAATTGTAATGTGGACTTAACCCTTTGGAGATGAAGCCTCATTTGGAGTTTTAGTGCCAAGAAG from Octopus sinensis linkage group LG19, ASM634580v1, whole genome shotgun sequence includes these protein-coding regions:
- the LOC115222379 gene encoding uncharacterized protein LOC115222379, whose translation is MSSPLFIHLVRLVSKRSRPMFIPATPAAQCWIHCYSVRHNWYKNQLDVFHKDSLTHQPPGKKTNEKVISFLDLVKPKAPFSRHGLQSKLETLEVLGCSLDQVQECPEILQVPQAELMHRATRLQQHGHRKINVQMLKLVHSKVSNAHLKRLQPVLDLMQGYNTITEYMMDVLKCNEMEFHEIITKIPLLKKLRNMPAFTEKVKYLQSFDVKAEHFIKYPQLLSYSLDTLKRRIERMKVHQEGNDFPISSLAISEKQFKRFLNKYNTEQKVLDGSQNRYEYIAKLFNVSVSVAQKMSYLENRRLTTLKPRVDFLLSVGIPIEHLRSHTYILRHKTDTLKKAYAKAQEAGIEKVSLLHIIHIISCKNVPLRVPSPKSTVFLPKLIGIDTGTLQKKLYHIAPLVTTDRVTLTTNFEYLTSLGITKKDICSCPLILSHCPKYLKQTVESIAKRQELQESLDLLSNPSAFVNLVQYLIEKEVNFRNIHQEVV